The Natrarchaeobius halalkaliphilus genomic sequence CCCCGTCCGATGAAGAAGTACGACCGGCTGTCGTGATAGCGGCGTGCGATACGTTCGGCGTCGGAGGTCGCCAGCACGTCCTCAGTTCGATCCGGCATCCCAGCCAGTTCAGCAAGCAGCGCCTCTCCGTTCTCGGGCGGATCACTCTGTGTGTCCGCAGCGATCCGCCGAGCGAGCAAGACGAGCATGATCGCCTGCGAAGAGAACGTCTTGGTCGCTGCGACGCCGATTTCGGGGCCGGCGCGAATAAACAGGGCGTCCGTAGCGACGCGTGCAGCGGTCGATCCCACGACGTTCGTGACGGTGAGCGTCCGCGCGCCCTCGAGTTTCGCCTGGCGGAGTGCACTCAGCGTATCGGCAGTTTCGCCGCTCTGAGTCACGGCGATCACCAGCGTCCCGTCGTCGACCGGAGGCGCTGAGATACTGTACTCGTTTGCGAGCACTGCGGTGGTGCGTATTCCGGCCCGATTCAGCGCGATCGATCCGTACAGCGCCGCGTGATAGGACGTCCCGCAGGCGACGAGCTGGACGGTTTCGATGCCGGCGAACGTTCCGGGGCCGAGGTCCTCGAGGGTGATTCGCCCGTTTTCGGGATCGATCCGGCCCTCGACGGCCTGTGCCAACGAGGTCGGCTGTTCGTTTATCTCCTTGAGCATGAAATGATCGTACCCACCTTTTCCGGCCTGTTCCGGATCCCAGTCGACTGTCTCGGGTTCGCGGATAATAGGCTCGCCTGCGAGATCGGTAAACTCCACGCCGTCGTGGTCGACGACGACGACATCGCCGTCTTCGAGGAAGACGACGCTGTCGGTGTACTCGAGGAACGCGGGGACGTCGCTCGCCAGGAAGAACTCGTCGTCTTCGACGCCGACGACGAGCGGCGATCCCTTTCGGGCGGCATAGAGGACGTGCTCGCCCGAGAACATCGCAGTGATCGCGTAGCTCCCCTCAAGTTCGTCGATGGCGCGTCTGAACGCGGTCTCGTTATCCCGGCCGCTATCGATGAAGTACTGGATGAGGTGCGGGATCACCTCCGTATCAGTCTCGCTGGTGAACTCGTGGCCCTTCTCTCGCAACCACGCTCGAAGCTCGGCGTAGTTCTCGATGATCCCGTTGTGAACGACCGCCACGTCCTCGGTTTCGTCCGTGTGCGGGTGGGCGTTCTCGTCCGTCGGCGGTCCGTGGGTGCTCCAGCGAGTGTGTCCGATTCCGACCGTCCCGTCGAGGGAGACGCCTTCGATCGACGCTTTCAACTCGTCCACCTCGCCGGAGCGTTTCTCGACGTCGATCCCGGATCCGTTTTGAACGGCGACGCCTGCGGAGTCGTACCCACGGTACTCGAGGTTCTCCAGTCCGGTCAAGAGTGTCTCGAGGGAGTTTTCGTTGCCTACGTGACCGATGATACCACACATTAGCGACTCACCCGGTGGTCGGCTCGTGACGACAGCGGCCGTTCCTGTCCTGAACCGAGACCCGAGCGCGGGGTGGTGAGAAGCGT encodes the following:
- the glmS gene encoding glutamine--fructose-6-phosphate transaminase (isomerizing), coding for MCGIIGHVGNENSLETLLTGLENLEYRGYDSAGVAVQNGSGIDVEKRSGEVDELKASIEGVSLDGTVGIGHTRWSTHGPPTDENAHPHTDETEDVAVVHNGIIENYAELRAWLREKGHEFTSETDTEVIPHLIQYFIDSGRDNETAFRRAIDELEGSYAITAMFSGEHVLYAARKGSPLVVGVEDDEFFLASDVPAFLEYTDSVVFLEDGDVVVVDHDGVEFTDLAGEPIIREPETVDWDPEQAGKGGYDHFMLKEINEQPTSLAQAVEGRIDPENGRITLEDLGPGTFAGIETVQLVACGTSYHAALYGSIALNRAGIRTTAVLANEYSISAPPVDDGTLVIAVTQSGETADTLSALRQAKLEGARTLTVTNVVGSTAARVATDALFIRAGPEIGVAATKTFSSQAIMLVLLARRIAADTQSDPPENGEALLAELAGMPDRTEDVLATSDAERIARRYHDSRSYFFIGRGLGFPVALEGALKFKEITYEHAEGFASGELKHGPLALVTPETPVFAVFTGEEDEKTLKNASEAQTRGAPVVAVCPAGHEALEIADGHLEIPETNSTLAGLFANVQLQLVSYHAASLLDRPIDKPRNLAKSVTVE